The following are encoded together in the Primulina tabacum isolate GXHZ01 chromosome 18, ASM2559414v2, whole genome shotgun sequence genome:
- the LOC142532635 gene encoding dihydrolipoyllysine-residue acetyltransferase component 1 of pyruvate dehydrogenase complex, mitochondrial-like — protein sequence MALSRLRNPAICRAPSLFRARFISFSSIHPLLNRCWGLNQGIDAETTYSRLSFSVGNRVHDMSSDFKLQVGVRYYSSTEVPDHIVLQMPALSPTMNQGSIAKWRKKEGDKIEVGDVICEIETDKATLEFESLEEGFLAKILVPEGTKDVPVGQPIAITVEDPDAVANIPATVSGSEVQDKTSSEQNLTPGDNTQKSSSVNISPSELPPHIVLEMPALSPTMNQGNIVKWRKKEGDKIEVGDVICEIETDKATLEFESLEEGFLAKILVAEGSKDVAVGQPIAVTVEDPNDIEAVKTSVTGGSGVKDEKPVKKSTPKDIKMQKLSFNRISPAAKLLIAEHGLDTSSITASGPRGTLLKGDVLAAMKSGKGSAKISESQKSSPSPTTQPQTSSSSVGSKSIVKQTDAYEDFPNSQIRKVIATRLLESKQSTPHLYLSTDVILDPLLSFRKELKAKYDVKVSVNDIVIKAVAVTLKNIPEANAYWDAGKGEIILRDSIDISIAVATEKGLMTPIVRNADQKSISSISSEVKELAEKARTGKLKPSEFQGGTFSISNLGMYPVDNFCAIINPPQAGILAVGRGNQVVEPVIGDDGTEKPAVVTKMNLTLSADHRIFDGKVGGTFLTELRSNFSDIRRLIL from the exons ATGGCATTATCCAGGCTTAGAAATCCGGCGATCTGCCGAGCTCCTTCTCTCTTCAGGGCTCGTTTTATCTCCTTTTCCTCCATTCACCCATTGCTGAATCG TTGTTGGGGGTTAAATCAAGGTATTGATGCCGAGACCACTTACTCCAG GCTATCTTTTTCAGTGGGCAACAGGGTTCATGATATGTCTTCTGACTTTAAG CTACAAGTTGGTGTCAGATATTATTCATCGACAG AGGTTCCTGATCATATTGTGCTTCAGATGCCTGCTTTGTCGCCTACAATG AACCAAGGTAGCATTGCAAAGTGGAGAAAGAAAGAGGGTGATAAG ATAGAAGTGGGTGATGTGATTTGTGAAATAGAAACAGACAAAGCTACCCTGGAGTTTGAAAGTCTTGAAGAAgg GTTTCTGGCTAAGATCCTAGTTCCTGAGGGCACAAAGGATGTTCCTGTGGGACAACCTATAGCAATTACA GTTGAGGATCCAGATGCTGTGGCGAATATTCCAGCAACTGTTAGTGGGTCAGAAGTTCAAGATAAAACATCTAGTGAACAAAATTTGACGCCTGGAGACAACACACAGAAATCGAGCTCTGTTAACATCAGCCCTTCTGAACTTCCTCCTCACATTGTGCTTGAAATGCCAGCATTGTCACCAACCATG AACCAGGGCAATATTGTTAAATGGAGAAAAAAAGAAGGTGATAAG ATCGAGGTTGGTGATGTTATTTGTGAAATAGAAACAGACAAAGCAACCCTCGAATTTGAAAGTCTTGAAGAAGG GTTCCTGGCCAAAATATTGGTCGCAGAAGGGTCAAAAGATGTTGCTGTGGGCCAGCCTATTGCAGTAACT GTTGAGGATCCAAATGACATTGAAGCTGTAAAGACATCTGTTACTGGTGGTTCTGGTGTCAAAGATGAAAAGCCTGTTAAAAAAAGTACTCCAAAGGACATCAAAATGCAGAAATTGAGTTTTAATAGGATTAGTCCTGCTGCAAAGTTACTAATTGCAGAGCATGGGCTGGATACATCATCGATAACAGCATCTGGTCCTCGTGGTACTTTGTTGAAGGGTGACGTTTTGGCTGCAATGAAATCTGGCAAAGGATCTGCCAAAATTTCTGAATCTCAGAAGAGTTCTCCATCACCTACAACTCAACCTCAAACTTCTTCCTCGTCAGTAGGATCAAAATCCATCGTAAAGCAGACAGATGCTTATGAAGATTTTCCAAATAGTCAAATTCGCAAG GTGATAGCAACACGCTTATTGGAATCTAAACAATCCACGCCCCATTTATATTTATCAACAG ATGTTATTCTGGATCCTCTTCTCTCCTTCAGAAAGGAGCTTAAAG CAAAATATGATGTTAAAGTCTCAGTGAATGATATCGTCATCAAAGCGGTTGCAGTTACTTTGAAAAACATACCAGAAGCAAATG CTTACTGGGATGCTGGGAAAGGTGAAATAATTTTACGTGATTCAATTGATATCTCTATTGCAGTAGCTACAGAGAAG GGCTTGATGACTCCAATCGTTAGGAATGCTGATCAAAAGTCTATATCATCCATTTCCTCAGAG GTCAAAGAACTTGCTGAAAAAGCAAGAACAGGAAAGCTTAAGCCCAGTGAGTTTCAAGGTGGCACTTTCAG CATCTCAAATTTGGGGATGTATCCTGTAGATAACTTTTGCGCGATCATAAACCCTCCACAg GCTGGCATTCTTGCTGTCGGTAGGGGCAATCAAGTTGTTGAACCCGTTATTGGAGATGATG GGACTGAGAAGCCTGCTGTTGTGACAAAAATGAATCTAACATTGTCTGCTGACCATCGTATTTTTGATGGAAAAGTTGGAG GCACCTTCCTGACAGAACTACGATCAAATTTCAGCGATATTAGAAGACTTATTTTGTGA